One window of the Sulfitobacter alexandrii genome contains the following:
- a CDS encoding GNAT family N-acetyltransferase: MQVRPRRQDGRDDAALGQLMFDAIRRGTSRYTEAQRAAWLPAPNTGPDWTARLAAQRVWVAVANGVPAGFITLAGEDYIDLAFVAPRSQGKGVFRALYAPLEAAARGQPRLRTHASLMAQPAFLALGFHVIRHESVCRAGEVLRRAEMEKLLL, from the coding sequence GCTGGGGCAGCTGATGTTCGATGCGATCCGCCGCGGGACAAGCCGGTATACCGAAGCCCAGCGCGCAGCGTGGCTGCCTGCGCCGAACACCGGCCCGGACTGGACCGCCCGGCTGGCGGCGCAGCGTGTCTGGGTCGCTGTCGCAAATGGTGTCCCGGCGGGTTTCATCACCCTTGCAGGCGAGGATTACATCGACCTCGCCTTTGTCGCGCCCCGGTCGCAGGGCAAAGGCGTGTTTCGCGCGCTTTATGCGCCGCTGGAAGCGGCGGCGCGGGGCCAGCCGCGGCTGCGGACCCATGCGAGCCTGATGGCGCAACCCGCCTTTCTGGCGCTGGGTTTCCATGTTATCCGTCATGAAAGCGTGTGCCGCGCGGGCGAGGTGCTGCGGCGGGCAGAGATGGAGAAGCTGCTGTTATGA